DNA from Synergistota bacterium:
TGAGAGTAAAGGTGGTGGAGTGAAGAATGCTTAAACTTGTGAGGTTTTCAGTCAATAGGCCTGTTACTGTTTTAATGATCTTTTTTGGCGTTTTGGTTTTAGGAATATTTTCTCTTATTCATCTTAGAATAGATCTTTTGCCAGAAATAGAGCAGCCGGTAATAAATGTGATGACTACATGGTCTGGAGCAAGCGCAGCGGATGTAGAATCTGAGATTACTAAGGTAATGGAGGATTATCTGTCTACTATTTCAGGATTGGATGAGCTGCAATCACGCTCGCTGGATGGGATATCAATAGTAACGTGTATTTTTAAATGGGGTAGAGATTTATCGGATGCAACTAATGATATAAGAGATCAAATCGAAAGAGTGAAGAGATTTTTACCAGAGGATGCCGATGATCCAAGAATTTTGAAGTTCTCTACGACTATGTCTCCCGTCTTGATTTTAGTTTTCACTGCGAGTGAAAATTATTATCAGCTCTATCGTATAGTTGATAAATATGTTAGGGATGCGGTGGAAAGAGTACCCGGTGTTGGGACTACATCAGTTATGGGTGGTTTAGAGCGTCAAATAAACGTTATTTTAGATCTTGTGAAACTTGAAGCTTATAATATATCGCTTTCTCAAGTTAAAAATGCTTTAAGGATGAGTAATGTTACTATACCCGCTGGAACAATTGAAGTTGGGGTTAGGGAGTTTAATTTAAGAATTCCTGGAAAATACAATAGCATTGATGAAATTGCCAATACTGTGGTTGGTGCGTATGGTGGAAGACCCATTTATCTTAAAGATATTGCGAAAGTTGAGGATGGTTTTGCTGATGAAAATGTCAAATCTTTTGGAAATGGAAAGAGATCTGTTATTCTCGTAGTTAGGAAGCAAACCGATGCAAATACTGTGGAAGTTGCTAATGGAGTTAAGAGTAAACTGCCTTATATTAAGACTCTTCTTCCTAAAGATGCAGATGTTTACATAGCTATAGATTCATCAGAGTTTATAGTTCTTGCGATTAAAAGTCTTGTCATTACCTTGCTCCAAGGTTTGGGATTAGTTATGTTAATAACCCTTCTTTTCCTAAGAAGGTTTGGAGCAACTCTTACTATAGGTCTTTCTATACCTTTTTCTCTTATAATAACCTTTATTCTTATGTTTGGGGGTAAGTATACTATAAATCTTATTTCCCTTTCCTCTCTTGCTATAGCTTCTGGTATGGTAGTAGATAACTCTATAGTTGTTCTCGAAAATATTACACGTTATATGGAACGAGGAGTGAAACCTTTTGTAGCTGCAACTGTTGGGACTGCAGAGGTGGGAGCTGCTGTTTTAGCTTCTACTTTAACTACTCTTGCTGTTTTTGTTCCTTTGATGTTTATAACCGGATTTTCTGGAGTTATGTTTAAACAGCTTGCTTTCGTCATGTCGGCTGCAGTTGGGGCATCATTATTTATAGCTCTTACGCTTATACCTTCTGTAGCGGCAAGGAGATTAAAATCGGAGATTAAGAAAGGAATCTTTTACAAATTTGGTGAGAGAGCTTTGGTTGCTCTTGAGAGGTTTTATAAAGTTTTATTAAGTCTAGCATTAAGGGTGAGATGGTTTGTTGTGGCAATGGCTGTTTTAGGTTTGGTGTTCACAGGGTTTTTATTTAAACATATTGGGTTAGAGTTTGTTTCAAGTGCCGATATGGGAGAAGTACGCGTGACTTTTTATTTACCTGAAGGGACAAGTATAAAAGCTGCAGAGGATTATATGATGAAAGTAGTTAAGTTTATAGAAGAAAGAATTCCTGAGAAAGTAAGCTATTATAGTCGCTGTGGATCTGGAGGTCAGGGGGTGCTTTTTGGTTCTAGAGCTGGATCAAATGTAGTTGAAGTGGGAGTGAAGCTTGTATCTAAGACCAAGAGGAATAGGAGTGATAGAGAGATAGCAAGAGTAATAAGAGGATATTTAAGGAGTTTACCTGGTATAGAAAGTATAAGTGTTAGAACTTCTACTTTTTTAACTTCTATGCTTTCTGGGGTTCGAGGTGGTAGTTCTCTTCAGATTGATATTGCTGGGGATGATTTAGATGTTTTAAGAAACGTAGCTAATCAGGTTAAACAAATAGTCGAGACTGTAAAAGGTGTGGTTGATGTCTCAATATCTCAAGGAGAGCCTCGTCCGGAGCTTTGGATAGAGGTTGATAGGGAAAAGGCCTCTTTATTAGGTGTAAACATGAGTCTGCTTGGAGATACTATAAGGACTTACTTTGAAGGGACATCTCCAACAAGTTATAGTGAAGGTGGAGAGGAGTACGATATAGTTCTTCGGCTTAGAGAGGACCAAAGGAATAACCTAGAGTTACTATCTCAATTACCTATATTGACATCTACTGGTAATTTAATAAAACTTGGAAGCATTGCGAAGGTAGAAAGAAGATTGGGTCCCATGGAAATAACAAGGAAGGAGAGAATGAGGGTTTTTACTATTGATGCGAGTGTTATTGACAAAGCTATAAGCGAAGTTGAAAGAGAGATTAAAGAGAAGCTATCTAAAGAGGAACTTCCTACAGGTGTGAATATATTCTTTAGAGGTGAGATAAAACAGATGAAAGAAACCTATGCAGATTTGCTAAAAGTGCTGGCTCTTGGTATCATGCTTGTATACATGGTTATGGCATCTCAGTTTGAAGCGTTTCTTGACCCTTTAGTTATAATGTTTTCCGTTCCTTTTGCTTTTACTGGTGTAGCTTTGGGACTTTATATGTTTAAACAACCTTTAAGTACCCACGCTTTTTTAGGGATAATAATGCTTGTAGGTATAGTAGTTAATAATGCAATAGTACTTGTAGATTATACTAATCTTATGAGAGCAAGAGGATATCGATTATTTGAGGCTGTCTTAGAAACCGGTGTTAGAAGACTTAGACCTGTGCTTATGACAACTTTGACCACTGTAGGAGGTATGATTCCAATGCTCGTTTCGAGAGGAGAGGGGGCGGAAATATGGAAACCCTTGGCGGCAGTTATAATAGCTGGATTAAGTTTTTCTACTCTGGTTACATTGATATTGATACCGGTGGTTTATACTATTGTTGAACAGTATCTTAGAAGAAAGAAGAGGTTTGTCGAAAGTGGAGAGGCGGAGATTTTGGAAAGAGCTATGGGGGAAACTGAGGAGATTCTACCTCGTTCACTTTAGGATATCTTATGTTCGAAAATGGCTAGAAAGGAAAAGAGGTAAATGCCTTCAATGTGGTAGATGTTGTAAATTTGCTATAAGATGTCCTCATCTTACATTAGATAATAAGTGTGATATTTACAATCTTAAGCGTCCCAAGCAATGTATTTATTTTCCTATAGATGAAAGAGATCTTGCAGATGTAGACTTTAACTGTGGATACTATTTCGTAGATGATTAGTGTGTTATCATGCTTATACCCATCAGTATAAGCACTATTCCTGAAATTATTCTGATTGGTTTTAAGTATTGGGTTATTTTGCCAAAGATGTCAAAAGCCTTATGTATAGTTATCCCTGTTATGAGCAGGGGAATGCAGAATCCCATACCATAGGTCAAAAGAAGACTCGCTCCAAGAAAAGGGTTTTCGGTTGATGTAGCATAAAGTAGAATAGTTGTAAGTGTTGGTCCTATGCAGGGAGACCATCCTAATCCGAAAGAAAATCCCAAAAGGAAAGAGCCTATTAAAGGTAGATTTTTTCTTTTGGTTTTAAAATTGCTTTTAAATCCTAAAGATATTATATATTTGTCTAATATGAACTGGATGCCTAAAATTATTGCTAAACCTCCTCCTACAAGTCTTATAAACTCTTTATGTTTTATAACTAGTTTTCCAAGACCTCCGGCACTGTATCCTAATATTATAAATATCAGGGAAAGACCGATTAAAAAGGAAAAGATCTCTATTGCAATAAGGGGTATTTTCTTTTTGTTCCCAATATCATTTAAACTTAATCCTGCTATAAAAGCTATATATGAGGGGATTAACGGAAAAATACAGGGTGTGAAGAAAGTTATTAACCCTGCTATAAAAGCTAAAGAAAAACTTACACTTTCCAAATTTTATCACTCCTTTAGCGTTTAAGTATAGTGGAGGTGAAAAAAATGAAAACGAGTATTTTGGTTTTGACAGCTTTAGTGTTGGTTTTTACTTTTGGATTGAATAATACTTTTGCTCTCGAAGGAATAAAATTACCCTCCCTTTTTAATCCTGAAGAGAGCTTTTCTTTATTTGATCTTAAAGGAAAGGTGCTTCTTTTAAACTTTTGGACTATAGGTTGTCCTTATTGTAAAATGGTGTTACCAATATTAGATAAGATACAAGCTATCTTTCCTAACGATATAAGGGTGATTTCAATTTTGTACGCTCGGGGTAAGGATATAGATGAAGCTAAGAGGTGGATTCACGAAAAAGGTATAAATAAAATTTTATTCCTCTTAGATGAAAAGGGAATAGCTTTTAAAGAGTTTGATATTGTTGGAATTCCGCATACTATATTTTTTGATTGTGACGGGAATAAAGTAACAGAGCTTCGCGGAGCTTTTTCTGAAGAATTCATACTTTCCGTAGTCCGAAAAATCTTAGGTAAGTGAAATCCTTTGCATGTATGAATTCGATAAGTGGGAACTTGAACTGCTTTCTATAGCTTAATGCTGTAAGTCTATCATCTTCGGAGTCCCCTATATATATAGCGTAGTTAACTTTTAGTTCTTGAACTAGTTTGAATAGTCCGCGAGGATCAGGTTTCTTGTATTCTTCAGAAGTTATTATATGGCTTTTAGGTAACTTAAGATCAAGCTGAAACAGTGCATTTTGAGCTTCTTTCCATGTTCTACCAGTATATATTCCTATAAGGAATTTTCTCTTAACTTCAGATATATCAAAAATCGGTTTTTCTCTCTTCCAGAAACCTTCTTTTTCCCAGAAAAAGGGCTTAAAACCGTAAAAGTTTTCGCATTTTTCTCCACCATATATTTCCATGCAGATTCTTTTTATCAGCTCTTTTCTGTTTTCTTCGATGAAAATCCCTGTCTTTTTTTCTAAGTCTTTAAGTCCGTTCGGAGATAAAGAATCTAAAACCTCTCTTGGATCTTTGCTTTTACCTAGCATATACTTTTGTAGTAAAATAATAGCAATAGATACTTCCCAATCATCATTAAAGCCAGGAAGCGATTTGAGCTTTTCTATTAACTCAAGGTTGCCTTTAAAAGGCGGGAGGGCCTTTTCATAGGCCTCCCACCATATGTCGGAGGCTTTTATAGCTGTTGCGTGGAAAGAGCAACTAACGTCAAGTAAGGTCCCATCTATGTCAAATATCAGAGCTTCCGGTAGATATTTCCTCTTTTGTTTCCCCAGTTTTCTTAAGTCTGTCAATTACGAGTGTATACCCTCCTGCTCCGTATTCAAGCGCTCTTTTAACTCTGCTTATGGTTGCAGAGCTTGCGCCTGTTTTTTCAGCAACCTTTGCATAAGTATACCCTTCAGCAAGAAGTTTTGCAACCTCAAATCTTTGAGCTAAAGCTTTTATTTCGGCTATAGTGGCTATATCCTCTAAGAAAGCATAGCATTCTTCTATTGTTTTAAGGCAGAGGAATGCTTTACAAAGCTGATCGGTAGATTCACTCCGCCACTTTTCCCAGTTTCCCTTCAGGATCTTTTTCTTGCGTCCTCTTCCTTCTCTTCTCGAGTTCCTCCCAGACCTCATCTAATTTCACCTCCTTGAAAGCTAAAGCTACAAGTAAATGATACAATAAATCTGCACTTTCTGCAATAAGCTCTTTTTTGTTTTTATTTTTAAAGGCTAAAATTACTTCTACAGATTCTTCTCCAATTTTCCGAATGATGGCATCTTCTCCTTCTTTAACTAAGGAGGCTGTATAGGATCCCTCTGGTAAGTCTTTAATTCTATTTTCTATTATTTTGTACAGCTCATCAAGTATAGTTGATGAGAAAAGTTTTTCAGGTTGGCAGATACTTCTATAGAAACAGGAATAGTTGCCTGTATGGCAGGCAACTCCCTTTTGCTCTACTTCTATAAGTAAAGCATCTTCATCGCAATCATACTTTATACTTATTACTTTCTGAAGATTTCCAGAGCTTTCTCCTTTTTTCCATATACTCTTTCTGGATCTACTCCAATAGTGAACATAGCCCGTTTCTAAGGTTTTTTCAAAGGCATCTTTATTCATATAAGCTAACATTAAAACTTCTTTTGTTTTATAATCTTGGGTGATTACTGGTATTAATCCATTTTCGTCAAACTTGAGATTCATTAAATATTCCCTCCTTTCTTAATACATTTTATCATCTATTTATTCTATTTCAAGTTATAGGGGGTGAAAGGCTATGAAGCTATCCATAGGTATAGATATTGGCGGAACTTTTATAAAAGGTGGTGTTATTACTGAAGGAGGAGAAGTTGTTGATTTTTTAAAAATTAAAACACCGGATAGTAGAATGGTTAAGGATGTGATTGGAGTTGTTAAGTCTATTATTAATAATCTTATAGCTAAATATGAAGTAAGCTCTATAGGTGTAGCTTCACCAGGTTCTGTTTCAAAAGATGGTTTTGTATTGTTTTCACCTAATTTCCCCAGTTGGCGGGACATTCCTCTGAAACAACTTATAGAAAAGGAAATAGGGTTTTCTATTATATTAGACAACGATGCTAACGCTTATGCTTTTGGAGAATATGAAATTGGATGTGCTAAAAATGTAAATGATTTTATTCTTTTAACGCTTGGAACAGGTGTAGGAGGGGCTATTTTCTCTGGTGGTAAGCTTATTAAAGGATATATGGGAATAGGAGGGGAGCTTGGACATATAGTTGTGGGGGATGAGGGACCGGTTTGTGGTTGCGGAAATATAGGATGTTTGGAGACTTACTCTTCCTTGAGTGGCATATTTAAGCTTCTTAAGGAGGAGGGCTTTGAGGAAGAATATTGGGACTCCCTTAGTTTGCTCAGACTTTATAGGGAAGGAGAACCTATAGCTAAAAGAATTATTAGCAAATTTATTAATTATTTAATTAAAGCCATTATAAGCTATGTTCATATATTCAATCCTCAGCTTATAATTCTTGGAGGAGGACTATCAAGAGATTATAGAGAGATTTTAAGAGATTTAACCAAGAAAGTTAATGAACGTGTTATGCCTAGTTTTAGGGATACATTTAGTATAGTTTTTTCTTCACTATCTGATGAAGCTGGCATGATCGGTATAGCTCTTATGGCTTTAAAGGCGAATAGCAATTCCTTTTTCCTTTAGGTAAAATTTTAGTTCTCCTATTCGTATCTTTCCATAATGAAATAATGTAGCTGCTAAAGCGGCACTTGCCTTGGCTTTTAAGAAAACTTCGAAGAAGTCCTCTATTTTACCAGCTCCTCCAGAGGCTATAACTGGTATATTAACATTTTCAACTATAGCTTTTGTTAATTCTACATCATATCCATCTTCGGTTCCGTCTTTATCCATGCTTGTGAGCAATATTTCTCCAGCTCCTAAGTTTTCAACGGTTTTTGCCCATTCAATAGCATCTATTCCTGTTGCTTGTGTCCCGCTCTTTATAAAAACTTCCCATGAACTCTTAGTTTTATTTGTCTTTTTAGCATCTATTGCTACGACTATACATTGCCTGCCAAAGAGAGTGGATGATTCTCTTATTATTTCTGGGTTTAAGACTGCTGCTGTGTTTATAGATACCTTATCTGCTCCAGCTAAAAGTGCATTTCTTATATCATTTATGTCTCTAATTCCTCCTCCAACAGTTAGTGGAATGAAAAGCACTTCTGAAACCCTTTCAATAACTCTTAACATTGTATCTCGATTTTCTAGAGAAGCTGTTATATCAAGAAAAACAAGTTCGTCTGCTCCTTCCGAGTTGTAAACTTTAGCTAGTTCTACAGGGTCACCCGCATCTCTAAGGTTGATGAAGTTTATTCCTTTAACTACCCTCCCTTCCTTTACATCTAAACAGGGTATTATTCTTTTAGCTAACATTTTTTATCACCTCTAGAGGTATCGTTCCTTCATAAAAGGCTCTTCCTATAATAACTCCGTGAGCTCCTACCCTTTTAGCTGTTTCTATATCTTCTATGGAGGATATCCCACCAGCGAATATTATCTTTGAATTTTTGTTCTTAGTAAAGTTTTCCAAAGAAGGGGTATCTAAACCTTTCAGAGTCCCATCTCTATGCGTAAAAGTTATAATAAAATTTTCAAAACCATCGCTTAAGGCGTATTCTAGGAATTCGTATCCTTTTATGTTTGTTCTTTTTTGCCATCCTTGGACTTTTAGAAAACCCTCTTCGTCAATATCTATGGCTATTATTATTCTACTTTTTTCAATTTTTA
Protein-coding regions in this window:
- a CDS encoding 1-(5-phosphoribosyl)-5-[(5-phosphoribosylamino)methylideneamino] imidazole-4-carboxamide isomerase encodes the protein MLIIPAIDLKDGMCVRLYQGLFERELFRKDPIQMALKFKEAGAKRLHIVDLDGAKEGRPLNLHIALAIKEKTGLEIEIGGGIRNINTLREILSLGMDFAIISTLFFECKESLKIEKSRIIIAIDIDEEGFLKVQGWQKRTNIKGYEFLEYALSDGFENFIITFTHRDGTLKGLDTPSLENFTKNKNSKIIFAGGISSIEDIETAKRVGAHGVIIGRAFYEGTIPLEVIKNVS
- the hisF gene encoding imidazole glycerol phosphate synthase subunit HisF; the encoded protein is MLAKRIIPCLDVKEGRVVKGINFINLRDAGDPVELAKVYNSEGADELVFLDITASLENRDTMLRVIERVSEVLFIPLTVGGGIRDINDIRNALLAGADKVSINTAAVLNPEIIRESSTLFGRQCIVVAIDAKKTNKTKSSWEVFIKSGTQATGIDAIEWAKTVENLGAGEILLTSMDKDGTEDGYDVELTKAIVENVNIPVIASGGAGKIEDFFEVFLKAKASAALAATLFHYGKIRIGELKFYLKEKGIAIRL
- a CDS encoding efflux RND transporter permease subunit, with amino-acid sequence MLKLVRFSVNRPVTVLMIFFGVLVLGIFSLIHLRIDLLPEIEQPVINVMTTWSGASAADVESEITKVMEDYLSTISGLDELQSRSLDGISIVTCIFKWGRDLSDATNDIRDQIERVKRFLPEDADDPRILKFSTTMSPVLILVFTASENYYQLYRIVDKYVRDAVERVPGVGTTSVMGGLERQINVILDLVKLEAYNISLSQVKNALRMSNVTIPAGTIEVGVREFNLRIPGKYNSIDEIANTVVGAYGGRPIYLKDIAKVEDGFADENVKSFGNGKRSVILVVRKQTDANTVEVANGVKSKLPYIKTLLPKDADVYIAIDSSEFIVLAIKSLVITLLQGLGLVMLITLLFLRRFGATLTIGLSIPFSLIITFILMFGGKYTINLISLSSLAIASGMVVDNSIVVLENITRYMERGVKPFVAATVGTAEVGAAVLASTLTTLAVFVPLMFITGFSGVMFKQLAFVMSAAVGASLFIALTLIPSVAARRLKSEIKKGIFYKFGERALVALERFYKVLLSLALRVRWFVVAMAVLGLVFTGFLFKHIGLEFVSSADMGEVRVTFYLPEGTSIKAAEDYMMKVVKFIEERIPEKVSYYSRCGSGGQGVLFGSRAGSNVVEVGVKLVSKTKRNRSDREIARVIRGYLRSLPGIESISVRTSTFLTSMLSGVRGGSSLQIDIAGDDLDVLRNVANQVKQIVETVKGVVDVSISQGEPRPELWIEVDREKASLLGVNMSLLGDTIRTYFEGTSPTSYSEGGEEYDIVLRLREDQRNNLELLSQLPILTSTGNLIKLGSIAKVERRLGPMEITRKERMRVFTIDASVIDKAISEVEREIKEKLSKEELPTGVNIFFRGEIKQMKETYADLLKVLALGIMLVYMVMASQFEAFLDPLVIMFSVPFAFTGVALGLYMFKQPLSTHAFLGIIMLVGIVVNNAIVLVDYTNLMRARGYRLFEAVLETGVRRLRPVLMTTLTTVGGMIPMLVSRGEGAEIWKPLAAVIIAGLSFSTLVTLILIPVVYTIVEQYLRRKKRFVESGEAEILERAMGETEEILPRSL
- the hisIE gene encoding bifunctional phosphoribosyl-AMP cyclohydrolase/phosphoribosyl-ATP diphosphatase HisIE; protein product: MNLKFDENGLIPVITQDYKTKEVLMLAYMNKDAFEKTLETGYVHYWSRSRKSIWKKGESSGNLQKVISIKYDCDEDALLIEVEQKGVACHTGNYSCFYRSICQPEKLFSSTILDELYKIIENRIKDLPEGSYTASLVKEGEDAIIRKIGEESVEVILAFKNKNKKELIAESADLLYHLLVALAFKEVKLDEVWEELEKRRKRTQEKDPEGKLGKVAE
- a CDS encoding cytochrome c biogenesis protein CcdA: MESVSFSLAFIAGLITFFTPCIFPLIPSYIAFIAGLSLNDIGNKKKIPLIAIEIFSFLIGLSLIFIILGYSAGGLGKLVIKHKEFIRLVGGGLAIILGIQFILDKYIISLGFKSNFKTKRKNLPLIGSFLLGFSFGLGWSPCIGPTLTTILLYATSTENPFLGASLLLTYGMGFCIPLLITGITIHKAFDIFGKITQYLKPIRIISGIVLILMGISMITH
- a CDS encoding HAD family hydrolase → MTDLRKLGKQKRKYLPEALIFDIDGTLLDVSCSFHATAIKASDIWWEAYEKALPPFKGNLELIEKLKSLPGFNDDWEVSIAIILLQKYMLGKSKDPREVLDSLSPNGLKDLEKKTGIFIEENRKELIKRICMEIYGGEKCENFYGFKPFFWEKEGFWKREKPIFDISEVKRKFLIGIYTGRTWKEAQNALFQLDLKLPKSHIITSEEYKKPDPRGLFKLVQELKVNYAIYIGDSEDDRLTALSYRKQFKFPLIEFIHAKDFTYLRFFGLRKV
- a CDS encoding ROK family protein yields the protein MKLSIGIDIGGTFIKGGVITEGGEVVDFLKIKTPDSRMVKDVIGVVKSIINNLIAKYEVSSIGVASPGSVSKDGFVLFSPNFPSWRDIPLKQLIEKEIGFSIILDNDANAYAFGEYEIGCAKNVNDFILLTLGTGVGGAIFSGGKLIKGYMGIGGELGHIVVGDEGPVCGCGNIGCLETYSSLSGIFKLLKEEGFEEEYWDSLSLLRLYREGEPIAKRIISKFINYLIKAIISYVHIFNPQLIILGGGLSRDYREILRDLTKKVNERVMPSFRDTFSIVFSSLSDEAGMIGIALMALKANSNSFFL
- a CDS encoding TlpA family protein disulfide reductase; this encodes MKTSILVLTALVLVFTFGLNNTFALEGIKLPSLFNPEESFSLFDLKGKVLLLNFWTIGCPYCKMVLPILDKIQAIFPNDIRVISILYARGKDIDEAKRWIHEKGINKILFLLDEKGIAFKEFDIVGIPHTIFFDCDGNKVTELRGAFSEEFILSVVRKILGK
- a CDS encoding YerC/YecD family TrpR-related protein; translation: MKGNWEKWRSESTDQLCKAFLCLKTIEECYAFLEDIATIAEIKALAQRFEVAKLLAEGYTYAKVAEKTGASSATISRVKRALEYGAGGYTLVIDRLKKTGETKEEISTGSSDI